A region from the Hippoglossus hippoglossus isolate fHipHip1 chromosome 18, fHipHip1.pri, whole genome shotgun sequence genome encodes:
- the col4a5 gene encoding collagen alpha-5(IV) chain isoform X2 — protein MKTDARSPRQLAAPLLFFLALCVAVQRSDSAACHGCVGSKCDCSGVKGGKGERGFPGLTGQPGVPGFPGPEGPIGGRGETGNNGPQGPGGPKGIRGPPGLPGFPGTPGLPGLPGQDGPPGPRGIAGCNGTKGDRGFPGNSGIPGQQGLSGPPGLPGSKGDPGDVISTNRFGDTGGSGLPGLPGVPGSPGSSGSPGPLGPPGPRGYEGRSGPPGPPGPKGNMGLNFQGPKGEKGELGLPGPAGPPGQVGEQQRPPETEIQRGDKGDPGVPGFQGDRGYPGPPGRDGERGLKGDRGFAGPPGQVLGGQTGGGVGPKGESGYPGSPGLKGDRGPAGLTGPPGAPGRSAIGGSGQPGPPGFPGERGQKGEGGAPGVSIPGSPGRSGSPGLQGPEGPAGPPGFSSGGTNCITGEPGRPGVTGERGYPGESGQKGDKGETCVNCFGGTNPIPGATGPPGPPGFPGTPGSLGLKGDRGYPGGPGNVGTPGGPGPQGSPGFPGEKGDPGDAVAVTGVRGDKGDSGFPGSPGLPGLDGRPGRDGQPGSPGPKGSSGSLQVKGERGLPGESGSPGNPGDRGSPGPSGYGPQGPSGEKGNQGVSGRPGGPGFPGPKGEPSQTVGEKGSPGPSGRDGQPGGAGFSGEPGAAGQPGFPGLQGGKGEPGFPGIGLPGSPGSKGFPGIPGQPGSPGGPGRPGVDGFPGQPGIPGSKGDPGFGLPGPPGLPGVPGSKGFFGPKGDPGFPGGPGSPGRSGFDGGPGSKGEPGSSGIPGARGPPGLPSSGSFGLPGAPGPQGPMGPPGFPGSNGGKGDPGPPGLDIPGLPGDRGSSGFPGSSGPAGTPGPPGGPGRDGVPGSPGPKGDMGSMGTPGPSGGPGGPGGPGASGLKGEPGFSGRDGGPGGSGTKGDRGDPGLPGPPGPSHPGEAHKGTKGEPGPSGGSGYPGQKGISGLPGDPGLSGSDGRPGLSGPPGPKGDPGLSGGPGGPGASGLKGGMGEMGFPGPGGQKGLPGQPGRSGTPGQPGGPGFPGGKGDPGSAGVGPPGPSGFKGEPGQPGFPGSPGLKGTPGTSGLPGLPGGPGSKGDPGLPGFQGSPGIQGPKGLDGGPGSPGLNGAPGRPGESGRSGGPGFPGDKGQAGRDGIPGPAGVKGEPGLPGFGGPGPSGLPGFPGSKGDPGLPGASGSSGFPGSKGDAGFPGSPGPSGNSGPPGPPGLAVPGPKGLHGPPGPPGRAGPSGPPGPGGPQGPRGPAGSGGVKGETGISGAPGQNGFPGQKGDSGVPGFPGTSGLPGGSGIKGDVGLPGVPGFPGSKGDPGIPGGNGLTGDPGDLGPTGPPGDPGTSQPTEYVKGERGPPGSQGRPGGSGQPGLPGSNGLPGRPGNPGDPGTEGPPGFSGPSGRKGDTGPAGLPGTRGYPGPPGSDGPQGQPGLPGTASAAHGFLITRHSQGQEVPICPDGTSSIYDGYSLLYVQGNERAHGQDLGTAGSCLRRFSTMPFMFCNINNVCNFASRNDYSYWLSTPEPMPMSMDPLRGESIKPYISRCSVCEAPAMVIAVHSQTIQIPSCPRNWEALWIGYSFMMHTSAGAEGSGQALASPGSCLEEFRSAPFIECHGSGTCNYYGNSYSFWLATVEPSEMFRKPQSETLKAGNLRTRVSRCVVCMKRT, from the exons ggCAACAACGGGCCTCAAGGACCAGGCGGTCCAAAAGGAATCAGA GGGCCTCCAGGATTACCAGGATTTCCAGGAACACCAGGTCTTCCA GGTCTGCCGGGTCAGGACGGACCTCCGGGCCCGAGAGGCATCGCAGGATGCAACGGAACAAAG GGTGACCGAGGTTTCCCAGGAAATTCAGGGATCCCAGGACAGCAGGGTCTGTCG GGACCACCAGGTCTgccggggtcaaag GGAGATCCAGGAGACGTGATCTCCACCAATCGGTTTGGAGATACAGGAGGATCGGGTTTACCGGGTTTACCAGGAGTTCCT gGCTCGCCGGGGTCCTCTGGTTCTCCAGGTCCACTCGGGCCCCCAGGACCCAGAGGTTATGAG GGTCGTTCAGGTCCTCCCGGTCCTCCAGGACCCAAG GGAAACATGGGTTTGAACTTCCAAGGCCCCAAAGGAGAGAAG GGAGAACTAGGTTTGCCAGGACCCGCTGGTCCTCCAGGACAGGTGGGAGAACAGCAGAGGCCCCCGGAGACGGAGATCCAGAGAGGAGACAAG GGCGACCCGGGAGTCCCGGGCTTTCAAGGTGATCGAGGTTATCCAG GTCCTCCAGgcagggacggagagaga GGTCTGAAAGGAGATCGTGGATTCGCAGGCCCACCTGGACAg GTGCTTGGCGGGCAGACCGGAGGTGGGGTGGGTCCGAAAGGTGAGTCCGGTTACCCCGGATCCCCCGGACTCAAAGGAGATCGAGGACCAGCag GTTTAACAGGACCGCCTGGAGCACCAGGACGTTCAGCCATCGGCGGCAGCGGTCAACCTGGACCTCCAGGTTTCCCCGGAGAGAGAGGTCAGAAGGGAGAGGGCGGCGCTCCAGGGGTCTCTATACCAGGATCCCCAGGACGCTCGGGATCTCCTGGTCTCCAGGGACCAGAGGGGCCTGCTGGACCTCCAGGCTTTTCCAGCGGCGGAACAAACTGCATCACCGGAGAACCGGGGCGTCCCGGTGTGACGGGAGAGCGAGGTTACCCCGGAGAATCGGGTCAGAAAG GTGATAAGGGCGAAACCTGCGTGAACTGCTTCGGTGGCACCAACCCGATCCCAGGAGCCACAGGACCTCCTGGACCACCTGGATTCCCAG GAACTCCTGGCAGCCTGGGATTGAAAGGAGACAGAGGATATCCGGGGGGTCCTGGAAATGTCGGCACCCCC GGTGGCCCCGGCCCTCAAGGTTCCCCAGGGTTCCCCGGAGAGAAGGGTGACCCAGGTGATGCCGTCGCAGTCACTGGTGTGCGGGGAGATAAGGGGGACTCTGGCTTCCCCGGATCCCCCGGTCTGCCCGGCCTGGACGGTCGACCTGGTCGTGATGGACAACCTGGATCCCCGGGGCCCAAAGGATCTTCT GGCTCACTGCAGGTAAAAGGAGAACGAGGACTCCCTGGTGAGTCAGGTTCTCCTGGTAATCCAGGGGACAGGGGTTCGCCAGGTCCCTCCGGCTATGGACCTCAAGGGCCTTCCGGAGAAAAGGGTAACCAGGGCGTCTCGGGAAGACCTGGAGGTCCTGGTTTTCCTG GTCCTAAAGGTGAACCCAGCCAGACGGTGGGAGAGAAAGGTTCACCAGGACCCAGCGGACGGGATGGACAGCCTGGAGGCGCCGGT TTCTCAGGTGAACCAGGTGCGGCCGGACAGCCAGGTTTCCCTGGTTTACAGGGAGGGAAGGGTGAACCTGGCTTCCCTGGCATCGGACTCCCTGGATCCCCAGGATCTAAAG GATTCCCAGGTATCCCCGGGCAGCCAGGATCTCCTGGAGGACCAGGCAGACCCGGAGTAGACGGATTCCCCGGCCAGCCTGGAATTCCTGGATCCAAG GGCGACCCTGGCTTCGGACTTCCCGGCCCACCTGGTTTACCTGGAGTACCCGGATCTAAAGGTTTCTTTGGACCAAAGGGAGATCCTGGTTTCCCCGGTGGCCCTGGTTCACCAGGAAGATCTGGATTTGATGGCGGCCCAGGATCCAAAG GCGAGCCCGGTTCATCTGGTATCCCTGGAGCTCGTGGCCCCCCTGGACTCCCGTCCAGTGGCTCATTTGGGCTCCCAGGCGCCCCTGGACCTCAGGGCCCAATGGGACCACCAG GATTCCCTGGATCAAACGGAGGGAAAGGTGACCCCGGCCCTCCAGGTCTCGACATCCCAGGTTTGccaggagacagaggaagttCCGGTTTCCCAGGTTCTTCAGGACCAGCCGGAACCCCAGGACCTCCTGGAGGGCCTGGACGAGATGGCGTGCCTGGATCACCAG gtCCGAAAGGTGACATGGGTTCCATGGGAACCCCAGGACCCTCCGGAGGACCAGGAGGCCCAGGAGGACCTGGTGCTAGTGGACTTAAAG GTGAACCTGGGTTCTCAGGTAGAGACGGTGGTCCTGGTGGTTCTGGCACTAAAGGAGATAGGGGTGACCCCGGTCTCCCAGGACCCCCGGGTCCCAGCCACCCAGGAGAAGCACATAAGGGAACCAAAGGAGAGCCAGGACCTTCAG GTGGATCAGGTTATCCAGGTCAGAAAGGTATCAGTGGTCTCCCGGGAGACCCAGGACTTTCAGGATCAGATGGTCGCCCTGGACTCTCCGGACCACCAG GTCCCAAGGGAGATCCTGGACTCTCAGGAGGCCCGGGAGGACCTGGAGCTTCAGGGCTGAAGGGCGGCATGGGAGAAATGGGATTTCCTG GACCAGGAGGACAGAAGGGTCTACCTGGTCAGCCAGGTCGGTCAGGAACCCCGGGACAGCCCGGAGGACCTGGTTTCCCCGGAGGCAAAGGTGACCCAGGTTCTGCCGGAGTTGGACCACCTGGACCAAGTGGATTCAAG GGTGAGCCAGGTCAGCCCGGGTTCCCAGGAAGTCCAGGACTCAAAGGAACTCCAGGAACATCCGGTCTCCCAGGTTTACCTGGAGGTCCAGGTTCCAAAGGTGATCCCGGCCTCCCAGGATTCCAAG GTTCTCCTGGTATCCAAGGTCCTAAGGGTCTTGACGGTGGTCCTGGCTCCCCAGGTCTCAACGGAGCACCCGGTAGACCAGGAGAGTCTGGCCGATCTGGAGGGCCAGGTTTCCCAGGAGATAAGGGTCAGGCAGGTCGTGATGGAATCCCAGGACCGGCTGGAGTCAAAGGAGAGCCCG GACTTCCTGGTTTCGGTGGCCCCGGTCCCTCTGGGCTTCCAGGGTTTCCAG GGTCAAAGGGAGACCCAGGTCTTCCCGGCGCCTCTGGCAGCTCCGGTTTCCCCGGCTCTAAAGGAGATGCTGGCTTCCCTGGTTCCCCTGGTCCTTCAGGAAACAGCGGCCCTCCTGGCCCTCCTGGACTGGCTGTCCCGGGCCCCAAAGGACTCCATGGTCCCCCTGGACCACCAGGACGAGCAG GTCCCTCAG GTCCTCCAG GTCCAGGCGGCCCGCAGGGTCCCCGCGGACCTGCAGGAAGTGGCGGCGTCAAGGGGGAGACGGGTATTTCCGGCGCTCCTGGCCAGAACGGCTTCCCTGGACAGAAGGGAGACTCTGGTGTTCCAGGATTCCCG GGTACCTCTGGTCTTCCTGGCGGCAGCGGTATAAAGGGAGACGTCGGTCTGCCTGGCGTTCCTGGATTCCCTG GATCCAAGGGAGACCCAGGAATCCCCGGTGGTAACGGTCTTACTGGCGATCCTGGAGATCTTGGGCCTACCG GCCCCCCCGGTGACCCTGGTACATCTCAGCCTACCGAATATGTGAAGGGAGAGCGAGGACCCCCTGGATCTCAGGGCCGGCCTGGAGGCTCAGGACAGCCTGGTCTTCCTGGAAGTAACGGGCTCCCAG GTCGACCTGGTAACCCTGGAGATCCTGGTACCGAGGGTCCTCCCGGCTTCAGCGGCCCGTCCGGCAGGAAAGGAGACACAGGACCCGCCGGTCTGCCTG GTACGCGTGGTTATCCTGGTCCCCCTGGTTCAGACGGTCCACAGGGTCAGCCTGGTCTCCCAGGAACAGCCTCTGCAGCCCACGGCTTCCTGATCACCCGGCACAGCCAAGGTCAGGAGGTGCCCATCTGCCCCGACGGAACAAGCAGCATCTACGACGGTTACTCGCTGCTGTACGTGCAGGGCAACGAGAGGGCACACGGGCAGGACCTGG GCACCGCGGGCAGCTGTCTCCGCAGGTTCAGCACCATGCCCTTCATGTTCTGCAACATCAACAACGTCTGCAACTTCGCCTCCCGAAACGACTACTCCTACTGGCTGTCCACGCCCGAGCCCATGCCCATGTCCATGGACCCGCTCCGGGGGGAGAGCATCAAGCCTTACATCAGCAG gtgctcAGTGTGTGAAGCTCCAGCCATGGTGATCGCGGTGCACAGTCAGACCATCCAGATCCCATCGTGCCCGAGGAACTGGGAAGCTCTGTGGATCGGATATTCCTTCATGATG cacacCAGTGCGGGTGCAGAGGGCTCCGGTCAGGCCCTGGCCTCCCCCGGCTCCTGCTTGGAGGAGTTCCGCAGCGCTCCCTTCATTGAGTGCCACGGCAGCGGCACCTGCAACTACTACGGCAACTCCTACTCCTTCTGGCTGGCCACTGTCGAACCCTCTGAGATGTTCAG GAAGCCACAGTCGGAGACTCTGAAGGCCGGGAACCTACGGACGCGCGTCAGCCGTTGCGTGGTCTGCATGAAGAGGACGTAA